The following coding sequences lie in one Arachis stenosperma cultivar V10309 chromosome 5, arast.V10309.gnm1.PFL2, whole genome shotgun sequence genomic window:
- the LOC130980133 gene encoding respiratory burst oxidase homolog protein A-like yields the protein MSGLPKHERRWASDTVPEKVTVSSGTSPGTEYSSFADDEYVEVTLDLQDDNTIVLRGVEPVTVLNIDDAAATSSGYATPASSVRSPTGRRSPSNRLRQFSQELKAEAFARARQFSQELRRFSWSHGGEAALAARDLRKQRAQLDRTRSGAGRALRGLRFISSKSNGVDAWNEVRSNFDKLAKDGFLHRTDFAQCIGMKDSKEFALELFDALSRRRRLKVEKISRDDLFEFWSQITDQSFDSRLQLFFDIVDKNEDGRIAEEEVKEIIELSASANKLSRLKEQAEEYAALIMEELDPERLGYIELWQLETLLLQKDTYLSYSQALSYTSQALSQNLHGLRMRSPIRRMSRRLLYYLQENWKRLWVLTLWIATMTGLFTWKFIQYKQKDAFHIMGYCLLTAKGAAETLKLNMALILLPVCRNTITWLRSTKLAYVVPFDDNINFHKTIAAGIVIGIILHAGDHLACDFPRLVNTTEALYDKYLHGVFGKHKPSYGDLVKGPEGVTGILMVIFMAIAFTLATKLFRRNLIKLPKPFNRLTGFNAFWYSHHLFVIVYVLLIIHGVKLYLVTKWYHQTTWMYLAVPVLLYAGERTLRFFRSGLYTVHLKKVAIYPGNVLTLQMSKPPQFRYKSGQYMFVQCPAVSPFEWHPFSITSAPDDDYLSVHIRQLGDWTQELKRVFSEACEPPVAGKSGLLRADETTKKSLPKLKIDGPYGAPAQDYRKYDVLLLVGLGIGATPFISILKDLLNSIVKMEELADSVSDSSRGSEHSAVNTDPASLNKISPKRKKTLKTTNAYFYWVTREQGSFDWFKGVMNEVADLDQRGVIEMHNYLTSVYEEGDARSALITMVQALNHAKNGVDIVSGTRVRTHFARPNWKKVFSKICSKHSNGRIGVFYCGAPVLAKELSKLCFEFNEKGTTKFEFHKEHF from the exons ATGAGTGGCCTTCCGAAGCACGAACGCCGATGGGCGTCAGACACAGTTCCAGAGAAAGTAACAGTTAGCAGCGGGACCTCGCCGGGAACAGAATACAGTTCCTTTGCCGATGATGAGTATGTTGAGGTTACTCTCGATCTTCAAGACGATAACACCATCGTTCTCCGCGGCGTCGAGCCGGTCACAGTCCTCAACATCGACGACGCCGCAGCCACAAGTAGTGGATACGCGACTCCGGCATCCTCCGTCAGATCGCCGACGGGAAGGAGGAGTCCTTCCAATAGGCTGCGGCAGTTCTCTCAGGAGCTGAAGGCCGAGGCGTTTGCTAGAGCGAGGCAGTTCTCGCAAGAGCTGCGGCGGTTTTCTTGGAGCCACGGCGGCGAGGCAGCGTTGGCCGCTCGAGATCTCAGGAAGCAACGCGCTCAGCTTGATCGAACTCGCTCCGGCGCTGGCAGAGCGCTCCGTGGACTCAGATTCATCAGCAGTAAATCCAATGGCGTGGATGCCTGGAACGAGGTGCGGAGCAATTTTGATAAGCTCGCCAAGGACGGCTTTCTCCACCGCACCGATTTTGCGCAATGCATAG GGATGAAAGATTCCAAGGAGTTCGCGCTAGAACTGTTCGATGCTCTGAGTCGTAGACGAAGACTGAAGGTTGAAAAGATTAGCAGAGACGACCTATTCGAGTTCTGGTCCCAAATTACTGATCAAAGTTTTGATTCGCGGCTCCAGCTCTTCTTCGACAT TGTGGACAAGAATGAAGACGGTAGAATCGCAGAAGAAGAAGTGAAGGAG ATAATCGAGTTAAGCGCTTCAGCAAATAAGTTATCCAGACTGAAGGAGCAGGCCGAAGAATATGCAGCTCTTATCATGGAAGAGTTAGACCCTGAAAGACTTGGCTACATCGAG CTATGGCAATTGGAGACCCTTCTTTTACAAAAAGACACGTATCTAAGCTACAGCCAAGCCTTAAGCTACACAAGTCAAGCTTTGAGTCAGAACCTCCACGGGCTAAGGATGAGAAGTCCGATACGTAGGATGAGCCGCAGGTTGCTCTACTATTTGCAAGAAAATTGGAAGAGACTTTGGGTTTTAACATTGTGGATTGCCACAATGACTGGGCTCTTCACGTGGAAGTTCATTCAGTACAAGCAGAAAGATGCTTTTCATATCATGGGTTACTGTCTACTCACGGCCAAAGGCGCGGCTGAGACTCTAAAGTTAAACATGGCACTGATACTCTTGCCCGTATGCAGAAACACTATAACCTGGCTCAGGTCCACTAAGCTGGCTTACGTTGTACCTTTTGATGATAACATCAACTTTCATAAG ACTATTGCTGCGGGCATAGTGATTGGTATTATACTTCATGCTGGTGATCACCTTGCTTGTGATTTTCCAAGACTCGTAAATACGACAGAAGCTCTTTATGACAAGTATTTGCATGGCGTATTTGGCAAACATAAACCAAGTTACGGAGACCTTGTTAAAGGGCCCGAGGGTGTGACTGGAATTCTGATGGTGATTTTTATGGCAATAGCGTTTACACTTGCAACAAAACTGTTTAGGAGAAATCTTATTAAGCTACCTAAACCATTTAATAGACTCACTGGCTTCAATGCTTTCTGGTATTCGCACCACCTCTTTGTCATTGTCTACGTTCTGCTCATCATCCATGGTGTAAAGCTTTACCTCGTGACCAAATGGTACCATCAAACG ACATGGATGTATCTTGCAGTTCCAGTTTTACTTTATGCTGGAGAAAGAACACTCAGATTCTTCCGTTCTGGCCTCTACACAGTCCATCTAAAAAAG GTTGCCATTTATCCTGGAAATGTTCTCACATTACAAATGTCAAAGCCACCACAATTTCGTTACAAGAGCGGACAGTACATGTTTGTGCAATGTCCAGCTGTCTCTCCTTTTGAGTG GCATCCCTTTTCTATTACCTCCGCCCCTGACGATGACTATCTGAGTGTTCACATTCGGCAACTGGGTGATTGGACACAGGAGCTTAAAAGGGTATTCTCTGAGGCCTGTGAGCCTCCGGTAGCAGGGAAAAGTGGACTTCTCAGGGCAGATGAAACAACCAAGAAAAG TCTACCCAAGCTGAAGATAGACGGACCTTACGGTGCGCCAGCACAAGACTATAGAAAATATGATGTCCTATTACTTGTCGGTCTTGGAATAGGAGCAACTCCTTTTATCAGCATTTTAAAAGATCTGCTCAACAGCATTGTCAAAATGGAGGAGCTGGCG GATTCAGTCTCTGATTCAAGTAGAGGTTCAGAACATAGTGCTGTTAATACAGACCCGGCATCTCTAAACAAGATTTCTCCAAAGCGGAAGAAAACACTCAAGACTACCAACGCTTATTTCTACTGGGTAACAAGAGAGCAAGGCTCTTTCGATTGGTTTAAAGGGGTCATGAATGAAGTTGCCGATCTAGACCAAAGG GGTGTCATTGAGATGCACAACTACTTGACCAGCGTATACGAGGAAGGCGATGCCAGATCCGCCCTCATCACCATGGTGCAGGCCCTCAACCATGCAAAAAATGGAGTTGATATTGTTTCAGGGACAAGG GTGCGAACTCATTTTGCCAGGCCAAACTGGAAGAAAGTCTTCTCTAAAATATGTTCAAAGCACAGTAATGGACGAATAG GGGTATTTTATTGCGGTGCACCTGTGTTGGCAAAAGAACTAAGCAAACTCTGCTTTGAGTTCAACGAGAAAGGCACAACGAAATTTGAATTCCACAAGGAGCATTTCTAA
- the LOC130980494 gene encoding late embryogenesis abundant protein At1g64065-like: MAQKDVHHQKNKHSRIDQKTALYYKAGATHQQRSSSKCFVFVLAAFVFFCATLLVFASIVRFRNPQVKLTSATLTQIRYNNPTSSLPSLFNATLLTHLTITNPNYGGFSYENGEVSVVYGGLRIGDIARVRSDTVKARKSKEMNVTMKVRSPNNVTLLSGNHSGTLNLTSYARFNGTVRLLKIIKKRNTIEMACVINLNFTSHQIKAIHC, from the coding sequence ATGGCTCAAAAAGATGTTCATCATCAGAAAAATAAGCATTCAAGAATAGATCAAAAGACAGCATTGTACTACAAGGCCGGCGCCACACACCAACAAAGAAGCAGCAGCAAATGCTTCGTGTTCGTTTTGGCTGCCTTTGTGTTCTTCTGTGCAACTCTGTTGGTTTTCGCATCCATAGTCCGTTTCAGAAACCCACAGGTCAAACTCACGTCAGCTACGTTGACTCAAATCCGTTACAATAACCCTACTTCTTCATTGCCTTCCTTATTCAACGCCACCCTCCTCACCCATCTCACCATCACGAATCCCAACTACGGTGGCTTCAGTTACGAGAATGGCGAGGTGAGTGTGGTCTACGGCGGCTTAAGAATCGGTGACATAGCACGCGTACGCAGCGACACAGTGAAGgcaagaaaaagcaaagaaATGAATGTTACCATGAAAGTGAGGTCTCCTAATAATGTAACACTGCTTTCTGGGAATCATTCAGGGACGTTGAATCTCACAAGTTATGCAAGATTCAATGGCACTGTTCGATTGCTTAAGATCATCAAGAAGAGAAACACCATAGAAATGGCTTGCGTTATCAATCTCAACTTCACCTCTCACCAAATTAAGGCGATccattgttaa